The following proteins are co-located in the Sandaracinaceae bacterium genome:
- a CDS encoding Rpn family recombination-promoting nuclease/putative transposase encodes MPFAGLDQSLWVHIFAEVQSAPDADMVLRALGVQVRLWERQRRLGLALTAVIPLVISHGADWRAPRTMLERLKLPAGLEALVAPFIPSSTYLLEDLAGFAPETLAARADLSVSLRVAYFILQQAAPRRRSKMSWS; translated from the coding sequence GTGCCCTTCGCGGGGCTCGACCAGTCCCTGTGGGTGCACATCTTCGCCGAGGTGCAGTCGGCGCCTGACGCAGACATGGTCCTGCGAGCGCTGGGTGTGCAGGTCCGGCTCTGGGAGCGACAGCGGCGGCTGGGCTTGGCATTGACGGCGGTGATCCCGCTCGTGATCAGCCACGGCGCCGACTGGCGTGCTCCTCGCACCATGCTGGAGCGCCTCAAGCTCCCAGCGGGCCTCGAAGCGTTGGTTGCGCCCTTCATCCCTTCGAGCACCTATCTGCTCGAAGACCTCGCGGGCTTCGCGCCTGAGACGCTAGCCGCGCGGGCGGATCTCAGCGTCTCGCTTCGTGTGGCCTACTTCATTCTGCAGCAAGCCGCGCCGCGTCGGCGCTCGAAGATGAGCTGGAGCTGA
- a CDS encoding amidase, whose protein sequence is MDDVTSKTVRRAGMVITGKLSTSELAILPFVETDLAPPTRNPWDPTRTAGGSSGGSAAAVAGGLLPIAPGSDGGGSIRIPAAFCGLVGHKATRGLVPNPHETFETIGISVVGPLARSVPDAAALLDTLCGFPEGAGLLAACRQAPPRLRVAVTVESLHHRRAPRRCRPRWGKWRARSPRWATTWARASRWWAAGGVPAHLSVLGGQHAGAGPALFAAHHALAARRAGQKVDKATALRARDVITARVDALFADMDVWLVPTVAVPPPAVGELSGCDAGERFERAAVLGAWTAALNAAGNPAISLPVLVNGRPLGVQLVGRRGDDGRLLALGRTVLEVLGTPLVTLPGA, encoded by the coding sequence ATGGACGACGTCACCAGCAAAACGGTGCGCCGCGCGGGCATGGTGATCACCGGGAAGCTCAGCACGTCGGAGCTGGCCATCTTGCCGTTCGTGGAGACGGACCTCGCGCCGCCCACGCGCAACCCGTGGGACCCCACGCGCACGGCGGGAGGCTCGTCTGGGGGCTCGGCGGCGGCGGTGGCGGGCGGGCTGCTGCCCATCGCGCCGGGCAGCGATGGGGGCGGCTCGATCCGCATCCCCGCGGCGTTCTGCGGGCTGGTGGGGCACAAGGCCACGCGTGGGCTGGTGCCCAACCCGCACGAGACCTTCGAGACCATCGGCATCTCGGTGGTGGGCCCACTGGCGCGCAGCGTGCCCGACGCCGCCGCCCTGCTGGACACGCTGTGTGGCTTCCCCGAGGGCGCCGGGCTCTTGGCCGCGTGCCGGCAGGCGCCACCGCGCTTGCGCGTGGCGGTCACCGTGGAGAGCCTCCATCATCGCCGCGCACCCCGACGGTGCAGGCCGCGGTGGGGCAAGTGGCGCGCGCGCTCGCCTCGCTGGGCCACCACGTGGGCGAGGGCCAGCCGCTGGTGGGCAGCGGGCGGAGTTCCTGCCCATCTTTCAGTACTTGGTGGCCAACACGCCGGTGCTGGCCCCGCGCTATTTGCAGCCCACCACGCGCTGGCTGCGCGACGCGCGGGCCAGAAGGTGGACAAGGCCACCGCGTTGCGGGCGCGCGACGTGATCACCGCCCGCGTGGACGCGCTCTTCGCCGACATGGACGTGTGGCTGGTGCCGACCGTGGCCGTGCCGCCGCCCGCCGTGGGGGAGCTGAGCGGGTGCGATGCGGGTGAGCGCTTCGAGCGGGCCGCCGTGCTGGGCGCGTGGACCGCGGCGCTGAACGCGGCCGGCAACCCCGCCATCAGCCTGCCCGTGCTGGTGAACGGGCGGCCGCTGGGCGTGCAGCTGGTGGGGCGGCGCGGCGATGACGGGCGGCTCTTGGCGCTCGGCCGCACCGTGCTCGAGGTGCTGGGCACCCCACTGGTCACGCTGCCGGGCGCGTAG